The following are from one region of the Bacillus sp. (in: firmicutes) genome:
- a CDS encoding 4Fe-4S dicluster domain-containing protein — MSILPKKNELGFFEIRLESIGGLGANLAGKMLAEAGVLGLGLNGSNFSSYGSEKKGTPVKSFIRYCDADVEIRDHSPIMQPHVVGVFHEALYKTINVVSGLQADGIVLVNSTRDFDDVKKDLKLEYGTLAIVDGLGIAVEEKTKVNTAMLGALFRIIDFLDPEAMKAVIRKTFEKKYPHFVEPNIRTFERGYNSVQFKEYKVPEGAEGKAFKMPESRLGYETQEIGGVITAQANSILKDLSGSRQGFLPEFKIEKCINCAQCDTVCPDFCFVWEEAEDKRGRKQMFLKGIDYQYCKGCLKCVEACPTEALIDMREALGYADENRVAQKFPRVLEGVM, encoded by the coding sequence CTGAAGCGGGTGTTCTTGGTTTGGGATTAAATGGCTCAAACTTTTCTTCTTATGGTTCAGAGAAGAAGGGTACACCAGTAAAAAGTTTTATTCGTTATTGCGACGCTGATGTTGAAATTCGCGACCACAGTCCCATTATGCAACCACATGTTGTTGGGGTGTTCCATGAAGCTTTATATAAAACAATAAATGTTGTAAGCGGTTTACAAGCAGACGGGATTGTCCTTGTAAACTCAACTCGTGATTTTGATGATGTAAAAAAGGATTTAAAGCTTGAATACGGTACATTAGCAATTGTTGATGGATTAGGGATTGCTGTAGAGGAAAAAACAAAAGTTAATACAGCGATGTTAGGAGCGTTATTTAGAATTATTGACTTCCTTGACCCAGAAGCGATGAAAGCCGTTATTAGGAAAACGTTCGAGAAGAAATACCCACATTTTGTCGAGCCGAATATCCGCACTTTTGAACGGGGCTATAATAGTGTTCAATTTAAAGAATACAAAGTGCCTGAAGGTGCAGAAGGAAAAGCTTTTAAAATGCCAGAGTCTAGACTAGGCTATGAAACACAGGAAATTGGCGGTGTGATTACCGCGCAAGCAAATAGTATTTTAAAAGATTTAAGCGGTTCAAGACAAGGCTTCCTACCAGAATTTAAAATCGAGAAATGTATCAACTGTGCTCAATGTGATACGGTTTGCCCGGATTTCTGCTTTGTTTGGGAAGAAGCGGAAGACAAGCGTGGCCGGAAGCAAATGTTCTTAAAAGGGATTGATTATCAGTATTGTAAAGGCTGTTTAAAATGTGTGGAGGCTTGTCCAACGGAAGCGTTGATTGATATGCGTGAGGCACTAGGTTATGCTGATGAAAATCGCGTGGCACAAAAATTTCCAAGAGTACTAGAAGGGGTGATGTAA
- a CDS encoding pyruvate synthase, whose protein sequence is MAMIEKELQNANNKAEQLVTFESGNEMAAMAAAQINYHLMGYFPITPSTEVAQFLDQMKARGEHDIQLIAADGEHGSAGICYGAAVAGARVFNATSANGFMYMLEQLPVQSGTRFPMVMNLVTRSISGPLDIRGDHSDLYFGLNIGWVILTAPTPQAVYDMNIMALKIAEHSDVRLPVIVAYDGFFTSHQKRKVSYFADRKTVQQFVGERPTNYPVVVDPRNPVTIGAHMDGHDLINNNYQQSEALYRAYDVYKEVAAEYAEISGRKYEVLNTYKMEDAEVALFLINSAAETAKDAVDKLRAKGIKAGVISPNIIRPFPAEDIRKALKNVKALLVGERADSYGGNGANMTHEIKSALQEDKNNKTIVLSRVFGIGGKDFFAEEAVQMFEMAIDAMEKGYAEKPFDYFGIVPGKSENKLKPVIRPMHGDDFKTGLIEVTPDPTTNKLKVKIPPLRQLTTKPKRLGSGHGACPGCGIFPGLELFFKGIEGDVITLFQTGCGYVTTTAYPYSSHKQPMMHNLFQNGPATLSGTVEAFYEMRRRGEIEFDDDVTFVMITGDGGMDIGMGSAIGTANRNHKLIILEYDNEGYMNTGSQMSYSTPFGHMTSTTNVGKTQQGKAFHHKDTAQIMAATNIPYIFTGTEAFPQDLVKKAAKAQWYAQHEGMSYGKILITCPLNWKSEDRYGNTIMDAAVNCNFFPLYEVEHGETTITYNPEEKKTKVELSEWLKYMGKTKHMLQEENKALYQEFEKEIERRWKRLKAMHENPYL, encoded by the coding sequence ATGGCAATGATCGAAAAAGAGTTACAAAACGCTAATAATAAGGCAGAACAACTCGTAACATTTGAATCTGGTAATGAAATGGCTGCGATGGCTGCAGCGCAAATTAATTATCATTTAATGGGTTACTTCCCAATTACACCATCTACAGAGGTTGCGCAATTTTTGGATCAAATGAAAGCACGCGGTGAGCATGATATTCAATTAATTGCTGCCGATGGTGAACATGGCTCAGCAGGTATTTGTTATGGAGCAGCAGTTGCTGGCGCTCGTGTATTCAATGCGACTAGTGCGAACGGATTTATGTACATGCTTGAACAGCTGCCTGTCCAATCCGGAACTCGTTTTCCAATGGTTATGAATCTAGTAACACGCTCGATTAGTGGGCCATTAGATATCCGTGGCGACCATTCTGATTTATATTTTGGCTTGAATATTGGCTGGGTGATTTTAACAGCACCCACCCCTCAAGCAGTTTATGATATGAATATTATGGCACTTAAAATTGCTGAGCATTCTGATGTAAGACTTCCTGTCATTGTAGCTTATGATGGCTTCTTTACATCGCATCAAAAACGGAAAGTAAGCTATTTTGCTGATCGTAAAACAGTGCAGCAATTTGTTGGAGAACGCCCAACAAATTATCCTGTTGTCGTTGACCCGCGTAACCCAGTAACGATTGGTGCCCATATGGATGGCCATGATTTAATAAACAATAACTATCAACAATCAGAAGCTTTATATAGAGCCTATGATGTATACAAAGAAGTAGCTGCAGAATATGCTGAAATTTCAGGTCGTAAATACGAAGTTTTAAATACGTATAAAATGGAAGATGCAGAAGTTGCTTTATTCTTGATTAACTCAGCAGCGGAAACGGCAAAAGATGCTGTTGATAAGCTTCGTGCCAAAGGCATTAAAGCGGGTGTCATTAGTCCGAATATTATTCGTCCATTCCCTGCTGAAGATATTCGTAAAGCTCTTAAAAATGTGAAAGCCCTATTAGTTGGTGAGCGTGCGGATTCATATGGCGGCAATGGAGCAAACATGACGCATGAAATTAAATCTGCTCTTCAAGAAGATAAAAATAATAAAACGATTGTTTTAAGTCGTGTATTTGGTATTGGTGGTAAAGACTTCTTCGCAGAAGAAGCGGTGCAAATGTTTGAGATGGCCATCGATGCGATGGAAAAAGGGTATGCTGAAAAACCGTTTGACTACTTTGGTATCGTACCTGGCAAGTCTGAAAATAAGCTGAAGCCCGTTATTAGACCGATGCATGGTGATGATTTCAAAACTGGTTTAATCGAAGTGACACCAGATCCAACAACAAATAAATTAAAAGTTAAAATCCCGCCATTGCGCCAATTAACAACGAAGCCAAAGCGTCTTGGTTCAGGACATGGCGCATGCCCTGGTTGTGGTATTTTCCCAGGACTTGAACTGTTTTTCAAAGGCATCGAAGGCGACGTTATTACATTATTCCAAACAGGTTGTGGATATGTTACAACAACTGCTTATCCATATAGTTCACATAAACAACCGATGATGCACAACCTATTCCAAAATGGTCCAGCAACATTGTCTGGAACAGTAGAAGCATTTTATGAAATGAGACGCCGTGGTGAAATTGAATTTGATGATGATGTTACATTTGTGATGATCACTGGTGACGGTGGCATGGATATCGGGATGGGGTCAGCCATCGGTACGGCTAACCGCAACCATAAGCTAATTATTTTAGAATATGATAATGAAGGTTATATGAACACTGGTTCACAAATGTCTTATTCAACGCCTTTTGGTCATATGACGAGTACAACAAACGTTGGCAAGACGCAACAAGGAAAAGCGTTCCACCATAAAGATACAGCGCAAATTATGGCGGCAACAAACATTCCATATATTTTCACTGGAACAGAGGCATTCCCGCAAGATTTAGTGAAAAAAGCAGCAAAAGCGCAATGGTATGCCCAACATGAAGGAATGTCCTACGGCAAAATTTTAATTACTTGCCCGTTGAACTGGAAATCAGAAGACCGCTATGGAAATACAATTATGGATGCAGCCGTAAACTGCAACTTCTTCCCGCTATATGAGGTTGAACATGGTGAAACAACAATCACATACAACCCAGAAGAGAAGAAGACGAAAGTGGAGCTTTCCGAATGGTTGAAATATATGGGCAAAACAAAGCATATGTTACAAGAAGAAAATAAAGCTTTGTATCAAGAATTTGAGAAAGAAATTGAGCGCCGTTGGAAGCGTCTGAAAGCAATGCATGAAAACCCATATCTATAA